A genomic window from Promicromonospora sukumoe includes:
- a CDS encoding glycosyltransferase family 2 protein: MNEEETLPDVLATIPRSIPGVDEIEILVIDDGSTDRTVEVARRLGVRHIVRHTRNMGLARSFRDGVDYALRHGADVVVNTDGDNQYPQDRIGDLVMPVVLGDADIVIADRQTATIEHFSPLKKLLQQVGSAVVNFAAGTDLPDAASGFRAYSRGALLRLNVVTQFSYCMETIIQAGHKRMRIVSVPVTTNPKTRESRLFSSMWQHIAKSGQAISRSYVMFRPHTVFVTLGLLFALGAVLPFGRYAVLLATGTAGQHLQSIVLGATSLVGALLSFALLVLADLQRTNRVLLEETLERLKEVQYGTTTGPAAVDGAGGRPASGHLPGTAARTAQPAAAQARPAEPGLADVPAAVQ; encoded by the coding sequence TTGAACGAGGAAGAGACCCTTCCTGACGTGCTCGCCACGATCCCCCGCAGCATCCCGGGGGTCGACGAGATCGAGATCCTGGTCATCGACGACGGGTCCACGGACCGCACCGTGGAGGTCGCGCGCCGCCTCGGCGTGCGCCACATCGTGCGCCACACGCGGAACATGGGCCTGGCCCGGTCGTTCCGCGACGGCGTGGACTACGCGCTGCGGCACGGCGCGGACGTGGTCGTGAACACCGACGGCGACAACCAGTACCCGCAGGACCGCATCGGCGACCTGGTCATGCCCGTGGTGCTGGGCGACGCCGACATCGTCATAGCGGACCGGCAGACCGCCACCATCGAGCACTTCTCCCCGCTGAAGAAGCTGCTGCAGCAGGTCGGCAGCGCGGTGGTGAACTTCGCCGCCGGCACCGACCTGCCCGACGCCGCGAGCGGGTTCCGCGCCTACTCCCGCGGGGCGCTGCTGCGGCTGAACGTCGTCACGCAGTTCAGCTACTGCATGGAGACGATCATCCAGGCCGGGCACAAGCGCATGCGGATCGTGAGCGTGCCGGTCACGACCAACCCGAAGACCCGGGAGTCCCGGCTCTTCTCGAGCATGTGGCAGCACATCGCCAAGTCGGGGCAGGCGATCAGCCGGTCCTACGTCATGTTCCGGCCGCACACCGTGTTCGTCACGCTCGGGCTGCTGTTCGCGCTCGGGGCCGTGCTGCCGTTCGGCCGGTACGCGGTGCTGCTCGCCACCGGGACCGCGGGGCAGCACCTCCAGTCGATCGTGCTCGGGGCGACGTCGCTGGTCGGCGCGCTGCTCAGCTTCGCCCTGCTCGTGCTCGCCGACCTCCAGCGCACCAACCGGGTGCTGCTCGAGGAGACGCTGGAGCGCCTCAAGGAGGTGCAGTACGGCACGACGACGGGGCCTGCTGCGGTGGACGGCGCGGGCGGCCGTCCGGCGTCGGGCCACCTGCCCGGGACCGCGGCCCGCACGGCGCAGCCCGCGGCCGCCCAGGCCCGGCCCGCCGAGCCCGGCCTCGCGGACGTCCCGGCGGCCGTGCAGTGA
- a CDS encoding glycosyltransferase: MITFGTYDAARHPRTAVLVAGLRAHGVKVTELNRPLGFSTAERVRMLQQPWRLPALAARLLRCWAALVSDAVRHRRAEGRPAAVLVGYLGHFDVLLARLLYPRSVVVLDHLVFAGDTAADRGAAGLRVRLLTSLDRLAVACADVVVTDTDEHRRMLPDPDKGVVVLVGAPDEWRTPPVSTSSTGEGSLSVVFFGLFTPLQGAPVLAAALRDAVAARAPLRVTMVGTGQDLPRAREVLAATPGVTWHDWVEPGELPALVAAHDVCLGIFGDTPKGLRVVPNKVYQGLAAGCVVVTSDTPPQRRALGEHVELVPVADAAALAAELVRLGDPAALAAARARAARGRDRIRPQVVAEPLVAELRRRDAL; this comes from the coding sequence GTGATCACCTTCGGCACCTACGACGCCGCACGGCACCCCCGCACCGCCGTCCTGGTCGCCGGGCTGCGCGCCCACGGGGTCAAGGTCACCGAGCTGAACCGGCCCCTCGGGTTCTCCACCGCCGAGCGCGTCCGGATGCTCCAGCAGCCGTGGCGGCTGCCGGCCCTCGCGGCCCGGCTGCTGCGGTGCTGGGCCGCGCTCGTGAGCGACGCGGTGCGGCACCGGCGCGCGGAAGGGCGGCCGGCGGCGGTCCTCGTCGGGTACCTCGGCCACTTCGACGTGCTCCTCGCGCGCCTGCTGTACCCCCGCTCCGTCGTCGTGCTCGACCACCTCGTCTTCGCCGGGGACACGGCCGCCGACCGCGGCGCCGCCGGCCTGCGCGTCCGGCTGCTCACCAGCCTGGACCGGCTCGCCGTCGCCTGCGCCGACGTCGTGGTGACCGACACCGACGAGCACCGGCGGATGCTGCCCGACCCGGACAAGGGCGTCGTCGTCCTGGTCGGCGCCCCGGACGAGTGGCGGACCCCGCCGGTCTCGACAAGCTCGACCGGCGAAGGAAGCCTGTCCGTCGTCTTCTTCGGCCTCTTCACCCCGCTCCAGGGCGCCCCGGTCCTCGCCGCCGCCCTGCGCGACGCCGTCGCCGCGCGCGCGCCCCTGCGCGTCACGATGGTCGGCACCGGCCAGGACCTGCCGCGCGCCCGCGAGGTGCTGGCCGCGACACCCGGCGTCACCTGGCACGACTGGGTCGAGCCCGGAGAGCTGCCCGCCCTGGTCGCCGCGCACGACGTCTGCCTCGGCATCTTCGGCGACACCCCGAAGGGCCTGCGCGTGGTGCCGAACAAGGTCTACCAGGGGCTCGCGGCCGGCTGCGTCGTCGTCACCTCGGACACCCCGCCGCAGCGCCGCGCGCTCGGCGAGCACGTCGAGCTGGTCCCCGTGGCCGACGCCGCGGCGCTCGCGGCCGAGCTCGTCCGGCTCGGCGACCCCGCGGCGCTGGCGGCGGCCCGGGCGCGGGCAGCGCGCGGCCGCGACCGCATCCGGCCCCAGGTGGTCGCCGAGCCGCTCGTGGCGGAGCTGCGCCGGCGGGACGCGCTGTGA
- a CDS encoding lysylphosphatidylglycerol synthase domain-containing protein, which yields MTVPPGATARPDAPSSGGPGPGDDGARGRLVPAALALLRSPWVRWGFLTVALGLALWYVLGNREALLRAAAGLSAAEVTLVVVLGVLYVWCTLLAWRAVLADLGSSLPLRAAVAVFGISQLGKYVPGGVWNVVAAAEVGAGHRVPRSRSAAAMLVAVAVSVASGAAVGAVALPFVSAGALGAWSWVVWAAPVVVLVLAPPVLNRLVGLALRAARRGALEHPTTWGGLGRAAAWSVAGWLVAGLQLWVLCGALGLPLTPRTFALATGGWALAWTAGFLFVVAPAGAGVRELVLAAVLAGALPGPAAGLAVLVSRVVLTLVDLAFAGAGLLLARSAGRIGAGSPPLRP from the coding sequence GTGACCGTCCCGCCCGGAGCGACTGCGCGGCCCGACGCGCCGTCGTCCGGCGGCCCCGGTCCCGGCGACGACGGCGCCCGGGGCCGGCTCGTGCCCGCCGCGCTCGCGCTGCTCCGCTCGCCGTGGGTCCGGTGGGGCTTTCTCACCGTCGCGCTCGGGCTGGCGCTCTGGTACGTGCTCGGCAACCGCGAGGCGCTGCTCCGGGCCGCGGCCGGGCTGTCCGCGGCCGAGGTGACACTCGTCGTCGTGCTCGGCGTGCTCTACGTGTGGTGCACCCTGCTGGCGTGGCGGGCCGTCCTCGCGGACCTGGGCTCGTCGCTGCCGCTGCGCGCCGCCGTCGCGGTGTTCGGCATCAGCCAGCTCGGCAAGTACGTGCCGGGCGGGGTGTGGAACGTCGTGGCCGCCGCCGAGGTGGGCGCGGGGCACCGCGTGCCGCGCAGCCGGTCGGCGGCCGCGATGCTGGTGGCCGTCGCGGTCTCGGTGGCCTCGGGCGCGGCGGTGGGCGCGGTGGCGCTGCCGTTCGTCTCCGCGGGCGCGCTCGGCGCGTGGTCCTGGGTGGTGTGGGCGGCGCCGGTGGTGGTGCTCGTCCTCGCGCCGCCCGTGCTGAACCGGCTGGTCGGCCTGGCCCTGCGCGCCGCGCGGCGCGGCGCCCTGGAGCACCCGACCACCTGGGGCGGCCTGGGCCGTGCCGCCGCGTGGTCGGTGGCTGGCTGGCTGGTCGCGGGGCTCCAGCTCTGGGTGCTGTGCGGGGCGCTGGGCCTGCCGCTGACACCCCGGACGTTCGCGCTGGCGACGGGCGGCTGGGCGCTGGCGTGGACCGCGGGGTTCTTGTTCGTCGTCGCGCCCGCGGGTGCGGGCGTGCGTGAGCTGGTGCTCGCGGCGGTGCTCGCCGGGGCGCTCCCGGGCCCGGCCGCGGGGCTCGCGGTGCTGGTCAGCCGGGTGGTCCTGACCCTGGTCGACCTCGCGTTCGCGGGCGCCGGGCTGCTGCTCGCACGGTCCGCCGGGCGAATTGGTGCCGGATCACCGCCGTTACGCCCGTGA
- a CDS encoding acyltransferase family protein — protein MHSEAVPRAGRIPEIHGLRGLALVLVVLFHLFGNGRVSGGVDVFLALTGFLVTRSLVGRVERGDLRLVEYYGRTFSRLSAPSLVVLAATAAIMVLVLPQAMWQSTLREIGASAVYLLNWEMIHSQLAYGAAGPSASPLQHFWSLAVQGQFMIVWPALLLLLAVVARKWFRPTLAVVTVLATAASQVFALHVGAVDQPLSYFHSGTRFWELGLGAALALLLGWVQPTGALRPVLGWLGLGLVVSSGFVLDGVALFPGPWALWPVGGALLVILGSAPDSAWGPRGLLEVAPLRFLADISFPLYLWHWPLLIGYLHLTGAQRPDWVAAVVIFATSTALAWLTHRFVERPVVTARRFTGRPRLATAVALALVPALLCVVAVDRVAAHQTAVEAEAEAEVERLAGCIGAATMDPGTPPCEIEDASSLVDAFSTGYSDPGGSAADCWSNRERPVRLGVCSLGPETGYTRTLLATGDSHSHQMLSAYQRIAQERGWRIDVAGRAGCHWNARPMLKSVQESIDLCTEWNRQLEEYVRSHPEYDGYLVLHSSKQSVQAVGDEDRTEALGAGLAEAWAQRPDLSAPVVAIRDNPIFEENADVFEREVVPCIEENGDEAGTVCARDREDVLRDDGSAAAVRLDPNARLVDMTDYFCGPETCPPVIGYLPVYADGFHVSRPYLVTLAPFLGDRIAAALGD, from the coding sequence GTGCACTCAGAAGCCGTCCCCCGGGCGGGCCGAATCCCCGAGATCCATGGTCTGCGCGGACTGGCCCTGGTCCTCGTGGTCCTGTTCCACCTGTTCGGCAACGGCCGCGTCTCCGGCGGCGTCGACGTCTTCCTGGCGCTCACCGGCTTCCTCGTGACCCGTTCGCTGGTCGGCCGCGTGGAGCGCGGGGACCTGCGTCTGGTCGAGTACTACGGGCGCACGTTCTCCCGGCTGTCGGCCCCGTCGCTCGTCGTGCTGGCGGCGACGGCGGCCATCATGGTCCTGGTCCTGCCGCAGGCGATGTGGCAGAGCACCCTGCGGGAGATCGGTGCCTCGGCGGTCTACCTGCTGAACTGGGAGATGATCCACTCCCAGCTCGCGTACGGGGCGGCCGGCCCGTCGGCCAGCCCCCTGCAGCACTTCTGGTCGCTGGCGGTGCAGGGCCAGTTCATGATCGTCTGGCCGGCGCTGCTCCTGCTGCTCGCCGTCGTCGCGCGCAAGTGGTTCCGGCCCACGCTGGCCGTCGTCACGGTCCTGGCCACGGCGGCGTCCCAGGTCTTCGCGCTCCACGTCGGGGCCGTCGACCAGCCGCTCTCCTACTTCCACTCGGGCACCCGGTTCTGGGAGCTCGGCCTCGGCGCGGCCCTGGCCCTGCTCCTCGGCTGGGTCCAGCCGACCGGGGCACTGCGCCCGGTGCTCGGCTGGCTCGGCCTGGGCCTCGTGGTCTCCTCCGGCTTCGTGCTCGACGGCGTGGCCCTGTTCCCCGGCCCGTGGGCCCTGTGGCCGGTCGGCGGCGCCCTGCTCGTGATCCTCGGCTCCGCACCGGACTCCGCGTGGGGCCCGCGCGGTCTGCTGGAGGTGGCGCCGCTGCGGTTCCTCGCCGACATCTCGTTCCCGCTCTACCTGTGGCACTGGCCCCTGCTCATCGGCTACCTCCACCTCACCGGCGCGCAGCGGCCGGACTGGGTCGCGGCGGTGGTGATCTTCGCGACGTCGACGGCGCTCGCGTGGCTGACCCACCGGTTCGTGGAACGCCCCGTCGTGACCGCCCGGCGGTTCACCGGCCGGCCCCGCCTGGCCACGGCCGTGGCGCTCGCCCTCGTGCCGGCACTCCTGTGCGTCGTGGCGGTCGACCGGGTGGCGGCGCACCAGACGGCGGTCGAGGCGGAGGCGGAGGCGGAGGTCGAGCGGCTGGCCGGCTGCATCGGGGCGGCGACCATGGACCCCGGCACGCCCCCCTGCGAGATCGAGGACGCGAGCTCGCTCGTGGATGCGTTCAGCACGGGCTACTCCGACCCGGGCGGATCGGCCGCCGACTGCTGGTCCAACCGCGAACGGCCGGTGCGCCTCGGCGTGTGCAGCCTGGGCCCCGAGACGGGGTACACGCGCACGCTGCTGGCCACGGGCGACTCGCACAGCCACCAGATGCTCTCGGCCTACCAGCGGATCGCGCAGGAGCGCGGCTGGCGGATCGACGTCGCGGGCCGCGCGGGCTGCCACTGGAACGCGCGCCCGATGCTCAAGTCCGTGCAGGAGTCCATCGACCTGTGCACCGAGTGGAACCGCCAGCTCGAGGAGTACGTGCGCTCGCACCCCGAGTACGACGGTTACCTGGTGCTGCACTCCAGCAAGCAGTCGGTCCAGGCCGTCGGCGACGAGGACCGCACCGAGGCGCTCGGCGCGGGCCTCGCGGAAGCGTGGGCCCAGCGCCCCGACCTCTCGGCGCCGGTCGTCGCGATCCGCGACAACCCGATCTTCGAGGAGAACGCCGACGTCTTCGAGCGGGAGGTCGTGCCCTGCATCGAGGAGAACGGTGACGAGGCGGGGACGGTCTGCGCCCGGGACCGGGAGGACGTGCTGCGCGACGACGGCTCGGCGGCCGCCGTGCGGCTGGACCCGAACGCGCGCCTCGTGGACATGACCGACTACTTCTGCGGCCCGGAGACCTGCCCGCCGGTGATCGGGTACCTGCCCGTGTACGCGGACGGCTTCCACGTGTCCCGGCCCTACCTGGTGACCCTGGCGCCGTTCCTGGGCGACCGCATCGCCGCCGCGCTCGGCGACTGA
- the manA gene encoding mannose-6-phosphate isomerase, class I codes for MLAVAQFHVPLPLNNTIQRYDWGSVDAIPTLLRTEPDGEPQAEMWLGAHPSAPSVSRITHDDDVDHVALDRLVREAPVQTLGHRVAEQFGPRLPYLLKVLAARKALSLQVHPSPRQAREGFARENKAGMALTSGKRSFKDDQHKPEMIVAISQFEGLAGFRTPRTILDVLEGLAGDMVEAVRSALLHDRSHDGMRDAFNHLLSARADEACAADIEATLDSVRARLAAGSPFERADRTVVDLAEQHPGDPGAIASLMLNRFSLEPGEAAFTPAGVVHAYLSGVGIEIMASSDNVLRAGLTTKLVDEENLVACTVFAPQQPAAPEVTTAGSRGQVHTYRVPVTEFALTTADVDPAEPVALPATGPRILLCLDGELTLTADRSEEGPLRLTQGESVFVPHDAGNLELSGAGHAACAWVP; via the coding sequence GTGCTTGCCGTTGCCCAGTTCCACGTGCCCCTGCCGCTGAACAACACGATCCAGCGGTACGACTGGGGGTCCGTCGACGCGATCCCCACCCTGCTCCGCACCGAGCCCGACGGGGAGCCGCAGGCGGAGATGTGGCTCGGCGCGCACCCCAGCGCGCCGTCCGTCAGCCGGATCACGCACGACGACGACGTCGACCACGTCGCCCTGGACCGGCTGGTCCGCGAGGCGCCCGTGCAGACGCTCGGCCACCGTGTGGCGGAGCAGTTCGGCCCCCGCCTGCCCTACCTGCTGAAGGTGCTGGCCGCGCGCAAGGCGCTGTCCCTGCAGGTGCACCCCTCGCCGCGGCAGGCCCGGGAGGGGTTCGCGCGCGAGAACAAGGCCGGGATGGCCCTGACGTCGGGCAAGCGGTCGTTCAAGGACGACCAGCACAAGCCCGAGATGATCGTCGCGATCTCACAGTTCGAGGGGCTGGCGGGCTTCCGCACGCCGCGCACCATCCTGGACGTGCTGGAGGGCCTGGCGGGCGACATGGTCGAGGCGGTCCGCTCGGCGCTGCTGCACGACCGCAGCCACGACGGCATGCGGGACGCGTTCAACCACCTGCTGTCCGCGCGCGCCGACGAGGCCTGCGCCGCCGACATCGAGGCGACCCTCGACTCGGTGCGGGCCCGCCTGGCGGCCGGCTCCCCGTTCGAGCGCGCCGACCGTACGGTGGTCGACCTGGCGGAGCAGCACCCCGGCGACCCGGGCGCCATCGCGTCCCTCATGCTGAACCGGTTCTCGCTCGAGCCGGGCGAGGCCGCCTTCACGCCCGCGGGCGTGGTGCACGCCTACCTGTCCGGCGTGGGCATCGAGATCATGGCGAGCTCCGACAACGTGCTGCGCGCGGGCCTGACGACCAAGCTCGTGGACGAGGAGAACCTCGTCGCCTGCACCGTGTTCGCGCCGCAGCAGCCGGCCGCCCCCGAGGTGACGACGGCGGGCAGCCGCGGCCAGGTGCACACCTACCGCGTGCCGGTCACGGAGTTCGCGCTCACGACCGCCGACGTCGACCCGGCCGAGCCCGTGGCGCTGCCGGCCACGGGGCCGCGCATCCTGCTGTGCCTCGACGGCGAGCTGACGCTCACGGCGGACCGCTCCGAGGAGGGGCCGCTGCGCCTCACGCAGGGCGAGTCCGTCTTCGTGCCGCACGACGCCGGCAACCTGGAGCTCTCGGGCGCGGGCCACGCCGCGTGCGCCTGGGTCCCGTAA
- a CDS encoding glycosyltransferase family 39 protein has protein sequence MSRPRAVPVVVWLIVLLHLAVMLGQTAVFPNVRSPDERQHVDLILQVRQGDAWPWPGPGTAYVTQGVTAGGFVDADSLDGPQHLADRDDVPPRGERPSYLDAGGPATMTAEGPDGVAPVFNQLVQHPPLYYLMGAGVVSLLPGWQDAPLDQVWLLLRWWNALLALPLPLLLFATARRLRLPEPLPVAAALAPLAVPELTHLESAVNNDNLLVVLGACATLLVTRVLTGDLGRRTALLLGLVSTLALLTKGFALMFPAWILLAYLVAGWRHRERLRSAVTSLLVVAVTTVPGVAWWVRNVVVHGMLQPHGTHATPPDLTPVFGWSDGGHVWLGRFAERMVTLFFVQDHAAARAHDVSWWMARVALVLVLAGLTTALVRRPVPRLTALVLLFPVPALAGIVARGSWEQFAAFGDVGAAQQGRYLYTGLVGLLVIALAGAAVLRPAWRRAAPLVVLVLAGGMHLAYQHDVWRLYWWPADGGGLGAFGRAVAAVGHWYPFPAAVLVAVVAAGLALALAVGVWCARTAVGPTPPGPGTGPGRAAGTPGAATDPVVAA, from the coding sequence GTGTCCCGACCCCGCGCGGTCCCCGTCGTCGTGTGGCTGATCGTGCTGCTGCACCTGGCCGTCATGCTCGGCCAGACCGCCGTCTTCCCCAACGTCCGCTCCCCCGACGAGCGCCAGCACGTGGACCTGATCCTCCAGGTACGCCAGGGCGACGCGTGGCCCTGGCCCGGCCCGGGCACCGCGTACGTCACGCAGGGCGTGACGGCGGGCGGGTTCGTCGACGCCGACAGCCTCGACGGGCCGCAGCACCTGGCGGACCGCGACGACGTGCCGCCGCGCGGCGAACGGCCGTCGTACCTCGACGCGGGCGGCCCGGCGACGATGACGGCGGAAGGGCCCGACGGCGTGGCCCCCGTCTTCAACCAGCTCGTGCAGCACCCGCCGCTCTACTACCTGATGGGCGCGGGCGTCGTCAGCCTGCTGCCCGGGTGGCAGGACGCGCCGCTGGACCAGGTCTGGCTGCTCCTGCGCTGGTGGAACGCGCTGCTCGCCCTGCCGCTGCCGCTGCTCCTGTTCGCGACGGCCCGGCGGCTGCGGCTCCCGGAGCCCCTCCCGGTGGCGGCGGCCCTGGCCCCGCTCGCGGTCCCCGAGCTGACGCACCTGGAGTCCGCGGTCAACAACGACAACCTGCTCGTGGTCCTCGGGGCGTGCGCCACGTTGCTCGTCACCCGGGTCCTGACCGGCGACCTCGGCCGCCGCACGGCCCTCCTGCTCGGGCTGGTCTCGACGCTCGCACTGCTGACCAAGGGCTTCGCGCTGATGTTCCCCGCCTGGATCCTCCTGGCCTACCTCGTGGCCGGCTGGCGACACCGCGAGCGCCTCCGATCCGCCGTGACATCGCTGCTGGTGGTCGCCGTCACCACGGTGCCGGGCGTCGCGTGGTGGGTGCGCAACGTGGTGGTCCACGGGATGCTGCAGCCGCACGGCACGCACGCCACCCCGCCCGACCTCACCCCGGTCTTCGGCTGGTCCGACGGCGGCCACGTCTGGCTCGGGCGGTTCGCCGAGCGGATGGTCACGCTCTTCTTCGTCCAGGACCACGCCGCCGCGCGGGCTCACGACGTGTCGTGGTGGATGGCCCGCGTCGCGCTCGTCCTGGTCCTCGCGGGGCTGACCACCGCTCTGGTGCGGCGCCCGGTACCGCGGCTCACCGCGCTCGTGCTCCTGTTCCCCGTCCCGGCCCTGGCCGGGATCGTCGCCCGCGGCTCGTGGGAGCAGTTCGCCGCGTTCGGTGACGTCGGTGCCGCGCAGCAGGGCCGCTACCTCTACACGGGCCTGGTCGGCCTACTGGTCATCGCGCTCGCCGGCGCCGCCGTGCTGCGGCCCGCATGGCGGCGGGCGGCGCCGCTGGTGGTGCTGGTGCTCGCCGGCGGCATGCACCTGGCCTACCAGCACGACGTGTGGCGCCTGTACTGGTGGCCCGCGGACGGCGGCGGCCTCGGCGCGTTCGGCCGGGCCGTGGCCGCCGTCGGCCACTGGTACCCGTTCCCCGCCGCCGTCCTCGTGGCGGTGGTCGCCGCGGGGCTGGCGCTCGCGCTCGCCGTGGGGGTCTGGTGCGCTCGGACCGCCGTCGGCCCGACGCCGCCCGGCCCCGGCACCGGGCCCGGGCGTGCCGCAGGGACCCCCGGGGCCGCGACCGACCCCGTGGTCGCGGCATGA
- a CDS encoding DUF3499 domain-containing protein yields the protein MRSVRQCSRSACTNAAVVTLTYVYADSTAVLGPLAHLAEPHSYDLCAEHAERLTAPRGWEVVRLMPEFEDAGPSPDDLSALADAVREAGRRRRPAEPPTVTETARRGHLRVLRADDDNSA from the coding sequence GTGAGATCGGTGAGACAGTGTTCGCGCTCGGCCTGCACCAATGCGGCTGTGGTGACGCTCACGTACGTGTACGCGGACTCGACCGCGGTCTTGGGTCCGCTGGCGCACCTGGCCGAGCCCCACAGCTACGACCTGTGCGCGGAGCACGCCGAGCGGCTGACCGCGCCGCGCGGTTGGGAGGTGGTCCGCCTCATGCCGGAGTTCGAGGACGCCGGGCCGAGCCCCGACGACCTCTCCGCCCTCGCCGACGCCGTGCGCGAGGCGGGCCGACGTCGTCGTCCCGCCGAACCGCCCACGGTGACCGAGACGGCGCGCCGCGGCCACCTGCGCGTCCTGCGCGCGGACGACGACAACTCGGCCTGA